The Polyangiaceae bacterium genome includes a region encoding these proteins:
- a CDS encoding YdcF family protein produces MYDALVLLGCRIGPGRALSATAERRVEAAARAFAAGLGPSVIVSGGRRWDGHAEAEVLAEALLARGVPEHALVLELLSLSTCENARYSVELAREMGARELGVVTCDWHMRRALAAFERAGVLARPIPALTPALPIPARLVRAGRERVSFWVDRFATWGAL; encoded by the coding sequence GTGTACGACGCGCTGGTGCTCCTCGGCTGTCGCATCGGCCCCGGCCGAGCCCTCTCGGCGACGGCCGAGCGGCGCGTCGAAGCCGCGGCCCGCGCCTTCGCGGCCGGCCTCGGACCCAGCGTGATCGTGAGCGGCGGGCGTCGCTGGGACGGCCACGCGGAGGCGGAGGTCCTCGCCGAGGCGCTGCTCGCGCGCGGCGTCCCCGAGCACGCGCTGGTGCTCGAGCTACTCAGCCTGTCGACCTGCGAGAACGCGCGCTACAGCGTCGAGCTCGCGCGGGAGATGGGCGCACGTGAGCTGGGCGTGGTCACTTGCGACTGGCACATGCGCCGGGCGCTCGCCGCGTTCGAGCGAGCCGGCGTCTTGGCGCGCCCGATCCCCGCGCTCACGCCCGCGCTGCCGATCCCCGCGCGCCTCGTGCGCGCGGGCCGTGAGCGGGTGAGCTTCTGGGTCGATCGCTTCGCCACCTGGGGAGCGCTGTGA
- a CDS encoding peptidylprolyl isomerase, translated as MRLGWLLIGPLLGAHACKKPPPPAPADAGPSASAAPAPAPNRDAALTRILSAEHRRAQGEIRDEDLSSRDIVVRRAAARALARIADVAAAERLTKTLADEDREVVSWAAYGLGYACKGNEAATVRALVSRAATLAASGDKPSGAFDANATLADALGRCATPEAEATLRAWLDVEDKSEGAALALGRLASRKKRLDDASVVALLDAASRPDKPVASALLAFTRINAGSEAIRTRLYEVASEALAGPAGPRRSYAVRALGRSGPKAVETLSKLLADPAFSVAERSDAARELARLGEEGQVALRKSLGLVAPKPEGLDALAGAGIAPLSVVLESLTLPVRDAKPVLEQLASLELPKDQPALARRLTVLRCRAASLLAGDAFGQPKLAACDPDPDGATGQLAVLEVLDRGKLTGTRQKRWRALSEAKSALVRQKALEMMAGHPEIEAPQHLLAKALRAPDAGTVAAAAQLIASYPDRAAEKQERKAPVEEGEDAGVPPTPAPIKPHPAVVDALTTAFTLQRPPDSLEVWAALTDAAGALQVLSFKPKLDAFCKGPNPTLREHAEKALRVMGEQKRVCKAESNAATPPELEHLAREKVTLVFETDAGEVTLSLDPALAPVTVTRFAELARTGFFENMRIHRVVPGFVVQLGDPGGDGYGGAGKLPLACETSPITFAPLSVGVALAGRDTGSSQLFVTLASFPHLDGDYALIGRAEPGWDKLAQGDVVQKVRVGQ; from the coding sequence GTGAGGCTCGGCTGGTTGCTGATCGGGCCGCTGCTCGGAGCGCACGCCTGCAAGAAGCCACCCCCTCCGGCGCCGGCAGACGCGGGCCCGAGCGCCAGCGCCGCTCCCGCGCCGGCACCGAACCGCGACGCCGCCCTGACGCGCATCCTGAGCGCCGAGCACCGGCGCGCGCAGGGCGAGATCCGCGACGAGGATCTCTCCAGTCGCGACATCGTGGTGCGCCGTGCGGCGGCGCGCGCGCTGGCGCGCATCGCGGACGTGGCCGCGGCGGAGCGGCTGACGAAGACCCTGGCGGACGAAGATCGCGAGGTCGTGAGCTGGGCTGCCTACGGCCTGGGCTACGCCTGCAAGGGCAACGAAGCCGCGACCGTGCGCGCCTTGGTCTCGCGCGCCGCGACGCTCGCCGCTTCCGGCGACAAACCCTCCGGCGCCTTCGATGCGAACGCCACCCTGGCTGACGCGCTCGGGCGCTGCGCCACCCCGGAGGCCGAGGCCACGCTGCGCGCCTGGCTGGACGTGGAGGACAAGAGCGAGGGCGCGGCGCTGGCCCTCGGCCGCCTGGCCTCCCGGAAGAAGCGCCTGGACGACGCCTCGGTGGTCGCGCTGCTCGACGCCGCCAGTCGCCCCGACAAACCCGTCGCCTCGGCGCTGCTCGCGTTCACGCGCATCAACGCCGGAAGCGAGGCGATCCGCACGCGCCTGTACGAGGTCGCTAGCGAGGCGTTGGCGGGTCCGGCGGGCCCACGCCGCTCCTATGCCGTGCGCGCGCTCGGTCGCTCCGGACCCAAGGCGGTGGAGACGCTGAGCAAGCTGCTCGCCGATCCGGCGTTCTCGGTCGCCGAGCGCTCGGATGCGGCGCGCGAGCTCGCGCGCCTGGGCGAAGAAGGTCAGGTCGCCCTGCGCAAGAGCCTCGGGCTCGTCGCACCGAAGCCCGAGGGCCTCGACGCCCTGGCGGGCGCCGGGATCGCGCCGCTCTCGGTGGTGCTCGAGTCGCTGACCTTGCCCGTGCGCGACGCCAAGCCCGTGCTCGAACAGCTCGCGAGCCTGGAGCTGCCGAAGGACCAGCCCGCGCTGGCACGCCGGCTGACGGTGCTGCGCTGCCGTGCTGCGTCGTTGCTCGCCGGCGACGCCTTCGGCCAGCCCAAGCTCGCGGCCTGCGATCCGGATCCCGACGGCGCCACCGGCCAGCTCGCCGTGCTCGAGGTGCTCGACCGCGGCAAGCTCACCGGCACGCGCCAGAAGCGCTGGCGTGCGCTCTCGGAGGCGAAATCGGCGCTGGTCCGTCAGAAGGCCCTGGAGATGATGGCGGGCCACCCCGAGATCGAAGCGCCCCAGCACCTGCTCGCCAAGGCGCTGCGCGCGCCGGACGCGGGCACCGTGGCTGCGGCGGCGCAGCTCATCGCCTCCTACCCCGACCGCGCCGCCGAGAAGCAGGAGCGAAAGGCGCCGGTAGAAGAGGGCGAAGACGCGGGCGTACCCCCCACCCCGGCGCCGATCAAGCCGCACCCCGCGGTGGTCGACGCGCTGACCACGGCCTTCACGTTGCAGCGCCCGCCGGACTCGTTGGAGGTGTGGGCTGCCCTCACCGATGCAGCGGGCGCGCTCCAGGTCTTGAGCTTCAAGCCGAAGCTCGACGCCTTCTGCAAGGGCCCGAACCCCACGCTGCGCGAGCACGCCGAGAAGGCGCTGCGCGTGATGGGCGAGCAGAAGCGCGTGTGCAAGGCCGAGTCGAACGCCGCGACGCCGCCCGAGCTCGAGCACCTGGCCCGCGAGAAGGTCACGCTGGTGTTCGAGACCGACGCGGGTGAGGTCACCCTCAGCTTGGATCCGGCGCTCGCGCCGGTGACGGTGACCCGCTTCGCGGAGCTCGCGCGGACGGGCTTCTTCGAGAACATGCGCATCCATCGCGTCGTGCCCGGCTTCGTGGTCCAGCTCGGAGATCCCGGCGGCGACGGCTACGGCGGCGCCGGCAAGCTGCCGCTCGCCTGCGAGACCAGCCCCATTACCTTCGCTCCGCTCAGCGTCGGAGTGGCCTTGGCCGGGCGGGACACGGGCTCGAGCCAGCTCTTCGTCACCCTCGCGAGCTTCCCCCACCTGGACGGCGACTACGCGCTGATCGGGCGCGCAGAACCGGGCTGGGACAAGCTCGCGCAGGGAGACGTGGTTCAGAAGGTACGCGTGGGCCAGTAG
- a CDS encoding type III pantothenate kinase yields MLLAVDIGNTNIVFGLYAGSELVQTFRIATVHTRTADEYGVLLQQLLALRAPDHRRVEASIIASVVPPLTDVMSEAISHAVARVPLVVGPGTKTGISVVYDHPRDVGADRIVNAVAAFERFKSGAIIVDFGTATTFDCVSPKAEYLGGVIVPGVRVSLDALLGKAAKLSRIEIAEPPQVVGQNTTHALQSGIVHGYAALVDGLVKKLQAELGFPCRVIATGGLATLIVKHCDTVEGVDDNLTLEGLRILHERNSRAEGQRGRAAG; encoded by the coding sequence GTGCTGCTCGCCGTGGACATCGGGAACACGAACATCGTGTTCGGCTTGTACGCAGGCTCCGAGCTCGTGCAGACCTTTCGCATCGCGACCGTTCACACCCGAACGGCCGACGAGTACGGCGTGCTGCTCCAGCAGCTCCTGGCACTGCGCGCCCCGGATCACCGCCGGGTCGAGGCGTCGATCATCGCCAGCGTGGTGCCGCCGCTGACGGACGTGATGTCCGAGGCGATCAGCCACGCCGTGGCGCGCGTGCCGCTCGTGGTCGGCCCCGGCACCAAGACCGGTATCAGCGTGGTCTACGACCACCCGCGCGACGTCGGCGCCGACCGCATCGTGAACGCGGTGGCCGCCTTCGAGCGCTTCAAGAGCGGCGCCATCATCGTGGACTTCGGCACCGCCACCACCTTCGACTGCGTCTCGCCCAAGGCCGAGTACCTGGGCGGCGTCATCGTGCCGGGCGTGCGGGTCAGCCTCGATGCCCTGCTCGGCAAGGCGGCCAAGCTCTCGCGCATCGAGATCGCCGAGCCGCCGCAGGTGGTGGGCCAGAACACCACCCACGCGCTCCAGTCCGGCATCGTGCACGGCTATGCCGCGCTGGTGGACGGCCTGGTGAAGAAGCTCCAGGCGGAGCTCGGCTTCCCGTGCCGGGTGATCGCCACCGGCGGCCTGGCCACGCTGATCGTCAAGCACTGCGACACGGTCGAGGGCGTGGACGACAACCTGACCCTCGAAGGACTGCGCATCTTGCACGAGCGCAACAGCCGGGCCGAGGGGCAGCGCGGGCGCGCCGCCGGGTAG
- a CDS encoding iron ABC transporter permease: MSRGVALGALSVLLVLTVLVAVRFGAEPIDLGRALREPESLDSTILWSARLPRVALACLAGGALSVVGVAFQALLRNPLADPYVLGVSGGAAAGATLAIVAGTSAFSLIGAAVVPVAALAGGLVATLVVFAIARAGGEVSGTTIVLAGVIVNAIAASVITFVKTLVSAAKAQELLFWLMGFLDVPSTPQLVACAIWVTLGVSVIVYDSGRLNLLSLGREPAAHLGVDVPRLERRVFFAASAIAGAVVSLTGLIGFVGLVVPHAVRRLLGPDHRVVVPASLLLGAITLTACDLATRALFRWLETEPPVGAVTALIGGPLFLLILYRGRRQAFE; encoded by the coding sequence ATGTCCCGCGGCGTCGCGCTCGGTGCGCTCTCGGTCCTCCTCGTCCTGACGGTGCTGGTCGCGGTGCGCTTCGGCGCCGAGCCCATCGACCTCGGGCGAGCCTTGCGCGAGCCGGAGAGCCTCGACTCGACCATCCTCTGGTCTGCGCGCTTGCCCCGCGTCGCGCTGGCCTGCCTCGCGGGCGGTGCGCTGTCGGTGGTGGGCGTCGCGTTCCAGGCCCTGTTGCGCAACCCGCTCGCCGACCCGTACGTGCTCGGCGTGTCGGGCGGCGCCGCGGCGGGCGCAACCTTGGCCATCGTGGCGGGGACCAGCGCCTTCTCGCTGATCGGCGCCGCCGTCGTCCCGGTAGCCGCGCTCGCCGGTGGTCTGGTCGCCACGCTGGTGGTCTTCGCCATCGCTCGCGCCGGCGGCGAGGTCAGCGGCACCACCATCGTGCTCGCCGGGGTCATCGTCAACGCCATCGCCGCCAGCGTGATCACCTTCGTGAAGACGCTGGTGTCGGCGGCGAAGGCGCAGGAGCTGCTGTTCTGGTTGATGGGCTTCCTGGACGTGCCCTCCACGCCACAGCTCGTGGCGTGCGCCATCTGGGTCACGCTCGGAGTCTCGGTCATCGTCTACGACTCGGGGCGACTGAACCTGCTCTCGCTCGGACGCGAGCCCGCCGCGCACCTGGGCGTGGACGTGCCGCGGCTCGAGCGCCGGGTGTTCTTCGCTGCCTCCGCCATCGCCGGCGCCGTGGTCAGCCTGACCGGCCTGATCGGCTTCGTGGGTCTCGTCGTACCGCACGCGGTGCGCCGCTTGCTCGGTCCCGACCACCGCGTGGTGGTGCCGGCGTCGCTCTTGCTCGGCGCCATCACGCTCACGGCCTGTGATCTCGCGACACGCGCGCTGTTTCGCTGGCTCGAGACGGAGCCGCCGGTCGGCGCGGTGACCGCCCTGATCGGCGGTCCCCTGTTCCTGCTGATCCTGTACCGGGGCCGCCGCCAGGCCTTCGAGTGA